The proteins below are encoded in one region of Triticum aestivum cultivar Chinese Spring chromosome 1B, IWGSC CS RefSeq v2.1, whole genome shotgun sequence:
- the LOC123126736 gene encoding cyclin-dependent kinase E-1 isoform X2, translated as MGDGRGGGSNRPAWLQQYELVGKIGEGTYGLVFLARLKPTHPQAAGRRGSPIAIKKFKQSNEGDGVSPTAIREIMLLREINHENVVKLVNVHINHADMSLYLAFDYAEHDLYEVIRHHREKLNLSINQYTVKSLLWQLLNGLNYLHSNWIIHRDLKPSNILVVVTIWYRAPELLLGAKHYTSAVDMWAVGCIFAELLTLKPLFQGVEAKATPNPFQLDQLDKIFKVLGHPTVEKWPTLANLPCWQNDQQHIQGHKYENTGLHTIVHLPQKGPAFDLLSRMLEYDPRKRITAAQALEHEYFRMDPLPGRNALVPSQPGEKIVTYPVRPVDTSTDFEGTTSLQPTQPPSGNGPPGGQPVPRQIPRQMQQPMGGMQRMPPGANMGAFGAAPQAGMVGMNPGNIPMQRGAGGQSHPHQLRRKADQGMGMQNPGYPQQKRRF; from the exons atgggcgacGGCCGCGGCGGAGGGTCAAACCGCCCCGCGTGGCTGCAGCAGTACGAGCTGGTGGGGAAGATCGGCGAGGGCACCTACGGCCTCGTCTTCCTCGCGCGCCTCAAGCCAACGCATCCCCAGGCTGCTGGCCGCCGCGGCTCCCCCATCGCCATCAAGAAGTTCAAGCAATCCAATGAGGGCGATGGCGTCTCGCCTACCGCCATCAGAGAGATCATG CTCCTGCGCGAGATCAACCACGAAAATGTCGTCAAGCTCGTCAACGTCCACATCAACCACGCCGACATGTCCCTCTATCTCGCCTTCGATTACGCCGAGCATGACCTCTAT GAGGTTATTCGGCATCACAGAGAGAAGCTTAACCTCTCCATTAACCAATACACAGTTAAATCCTTGCTCTGGCAACTGCTCAATGGCCTCAACTATCTCCATAG TAACTGGATTATCCATCGAGACCTCAAGCCTTCTAATATACTG GTTGTTGTAACTATCTGGTATCGTGCACCTGAGCTGTTACTTGGAGCTAAACACTACACAAGTGCTGTTG ACATGTGGGCAGTTGGTTGCATTTTTGCCGAATTGCTTACACTGAAACCACTGTTCCAAGGGGTTGAAGCAAAAGCTACTCCAAACCCTTTTCAA CTCGATCAACTagacaagatttttaaggtcttaG GTCATCCTACGGTCGAGAAGTGGCCTACCCTTGCAAATCTTCCATGCTGGCAAAATGACCAGCAACACATTCAGGGGCATAAGTA TGAGAACACAGGTCTTCATACTATTGTTCACTTGCCGCAGAAGGGTCCTGCATTTGACCTTCTCTCAAGAATGCTCGA GTATGACCCTCGAAAGCGTATTACAGCTGCACAAGCTTTGGAGCATGA GTACTTCCGGATGGACCCGCTACCTGGACGAAA TGCACTTGTACCATCTCAGCCAGGCGAGAAAATTGTCACATATCCTGTTCGTCCAGTAGACACCTCAACAGATTTTGAAGGAACAACAAGCCTTCAACCAACTCAACCG CCATCAGGGAATGGACCTCCAGGAGGCCAGCCTGTACCAAGACAAATCCCAAGGCAAATGCAACAGCCTATGGGTGGTATGCAAAGAATGCCTCCTGGTGCAAACATGGGTGCCTTTGGCGCAGCACCCCAAGCAGGCATGGTTGGGATGAATCCCGGTAACATTCCAATGCAGAGAGGCGCAGGTGGCCAGTCTCATCCACACCAG TTGAGAAGGAAGGCTGATCAAGGGATGGGGATGCAGAACCCTGGGTACCCTCAGCAGAAGAGGCGCTTCTGA
- the LOC123126736 gene encoding cyclin-dependent kinase E-1 isoform X1: MGDGRGGGSNRPAWLQQYELVGKIGEGTYGLVFLARLKPTHPQAAGRRGSPIAIKKFKQSNEGDGVSPTAIREIMLLREINHENVVKLVNVHINHADMSLYLAFDYAEHDLYEVIRHHREKLNLSINQYTVKSLLWQLLNGLNYLHSNWIIHRDLKPSNILVMGEGEEHGIIKIADFGLARIYQAPLKPLSDNGVVVTIWYRAPELLLGAKHYTSAVDMWAVGCIFAELLTLKPLFQGVEAKATPNPFQLDQLDKIFKVLGHPTVEKWPTLANLPCWQNDQQHIQGHKYENTGLHTIVHLPQKGPAFDLLSRMLEYDPRKRITAAQALEHEYFRMDPLPGRNALVPSQPGEKIVTYPVRPVDTSTDFEGTTSLQPTQPPSGNGPPGGQPVPRQIPRQMQQPMGGMQRMPPGANMGAFGAAPQAGMVGMNPGNIPMQRGAGGQSHPHQLRRKADQGMGMQNPGYPQQKRRF, translated from the exons atgggcgacGGCCGCGGCGGAGGGTCAAACCGCCCCGCGTGGCTGCAGCAGTACGAGCTGGTGGGGAAGATCGGCGAGGGCACCTACGGCCTCGTCTTCCTCGCGCGCCTCAAGCCAACGCATCCCCAGGCTGCTGGCCGCCGCGGCTCCCCCATCGCCATCAAGAAGTTCAAGCAATCCAATGAGGGCGATGGCGTCTCGCCTACCGCCATCAGAGAGATCATG CTCCTGCGCGAGATCAACCACGAAAATGTCGTCAAGCTCGTCAACGTCCACATCAACCACGCCGACATGTCCCTCTATCTCGCCTTCGATTACGCCGAGCATGACCTCTAT GAGGTTATTCGGCATCACAGAGAGAAGCTTAACCTCTCCATTAACCAATACACAGTTAAATCCTTGCTCTGGCAACTGCTCAATGGCCTCAACTATCTCCATAG TAACTGGATTATCCATCGAGACCTCAAGCCTTCTAATATACTG GTcatgggagaaggagaagaacatgGAATTATAAAGATTGCTGATTTTGGTCTGGCTAGGATATATCAAGCTCCACTAAAACCACTAAGTGACAATGGG GTTGTTGTAACTATCTGGTATCGTGCACCTGAGCTGTTACTTGGAGCTAAACACTACACAAGTGCTGTTG ACATGTGGGCAGTTGGTTGCATTTTTGCCGAATTGCTTACACTGAAACCACTGTTCCAAGGGGTTGAAGCAAAAGCTACTCCAAACCCTTTTCAA CTCGATCAACTagacaagatttttaaggtcttaG GTCATCCTACGGTCGAGAAGTGGCCTACCCTTGCAAATCTTCCATGCTGGCAAAATGACCAGCAACACATTCAGGGGCATAAGTA TGAGAACACAGGTCTTCATACTATTGTTCACTTGCCGCAGAAGGGTCCTGCATTTGACCTTCTCTCAAGAATGCTCGA GTATGACCCTCGAAAGCGTATTACAGCTGCACAAGCTTTGGAGCATGA GTACTTCCGGATGGACCCGCTACCTGGACGAAA TGCACTTGTACCATCTCAGCCAGGCGAGAAAATTGTCACATATCCTGTTCGTCCAGTAGACACCTCAACAGATTTTGAAGGAACAACAAGCCTTCAACCAACTCAACCG CCATCAGGGAATGGACCTCCAGGAGGCCAGCCTGTACCAAGACAAATCCCAAGGCAAATGCAACAGCCTATGGGTGGTATGCAAAGAATGCCTCCTGGTGCAAACATGGGTGCCTTTGGCGCAGCACCCCAAGCAGGCATGGTTGGGATGAATCCCGGTAACATTCCAATGCAGAGAGGCGCAGGTGGCCAGTCTCATCCACACCAG TTGAGAAGGAAGGCTGATCAAGGGATGGGGATGCAGAACCCTGGGTACCCTCAGCAGAAGAGGCGCTTCTGA